GTAGGCTTCGCCGGTGGCCGCATCGAGGCAGGCAAGCTCGTTGCCGGTGCCGATGACGAACAGGAACCGCCCGGCGAGCGCCGGGGCGCGGGTCGAGCCGACCGGCTGGGTCCAGACGCGGGCGCCGCTGCGGCCATCGATGGCCACGCTGGTGCCGGACTGGCTGGACGCGAACACGAGGCCTGCGCCGAGCACCGGGCGAGAGCCGATATCGTTGATCTCGGAGATCGGCGTGAACCGGCCGGCCTGGGTCAGCGCGTCCGTCCACAGGCGGCGGCCGTTGGCGGCGAGGTAGGCGATGATCTCGCCCGAGGAGAACGGCGCGATGACGAAGTCCTCGACCGCCGCGACGCTGGAGCTGCCGAGCACGCGGGCGGATTCGGAAATCGCCTGGTCGGTCCAGACAGTCTCGCCGGTGGAGAGTTCGATGCTGAAGACTTCATTGTTGTTGGAGGTGACGAAGATGCGGTCGTCGTCGATGGTCGGCGAACCAGTCATCGGGCCGCCCAGTTCGCGGCGCCATTTTTCGGCGCCCGAGGCGGCGTCATAGGCGGCTACGAAGCCGTAGCCGCTGGCGACGACGAGCGTGTCGCCGGCCAGTGCGAGGCCGCCGCCGATGGCGGACTTGTCACGCTTGGAGGCGCCCTTGAGGCGTTTCGACCAGGCCTGCGAGCCGTTGTCGAGGCGCGAGGCGCGCACGGTCTGGGTGGAGTCGAGGGTGAAGATCAGGCTGTTGCTGGCGACCGGCGGGGTTGTCAGCGCGCTCTTCTTGGACGAGCCCTTGCCGACCGAGCGGCGCCAGGCGACGTCCATTTCCGGGGCGGCGATGATGTGGCCGACCGCCTTGGTCGGCGCGCCGCCGGCTTCAGGCCAGCTGTCGATGGCCTTGGCTTCCGGCAGCTCGATCGCGACCCCGGTCAGCGTCGGGCTCGGCGCGATGCGCTCGTCATCGAGCACCATCGTGATCCGGCCGGCTTTCTCTTCCGCCGCGGCTTCAGCTTTCTTTTCGCTGCCGAAGCTCGGCAGCGAGCTGCAGGCGTTGAGCACCAGCAGCGACGCGAGCGCGGTCGCGGCGATGGCCGTTCTGGAAATTGTCATTGACCGTTCTCCGGCGGCGTCGGTTGAGCCGCATCTGCTGGCGCCTCGGTGGGCGCGGTTGTTTCGGGGTTCGCCGCTTCCGGCGCAACCGGCAAGGCATCAAGCGCGATCTCGGCGCGCTGCACCACGCCGGGCGGGGCGGCGGCGTCAAACTTCAGGCGGGTGAACTCGGCGCGGGCGCGGGCGATGTCGCCGTCGGCGTAGGCCTTGGCGGCGACCAGTTCGCGGGCCAGCGCGCCAAGGGCGCTGTCTTCCGAGTTGAGGGCGCCGAGCGTCGTTTCGAGTTCGGACATGCTGAGCGTGTCGGCCCGCAGGTAGGCAGCCTTCAGGAGGGCAAGCCGCTCATAGGGGCCGCCTTCGGTGCCGCCGAACGCAGCCAGCGTATCTGCGGCGGCGGCCGGGTCGCCCATGCCTTCGATCTGGGTCCGTGCCAGGTAATGGGCGGCGAGCGGCGCCAGTTTCGAGCCGCTGTCGACGATGCCCTTGAATGCGGCCTGGGCCTCTTCATAATTGCCGTCCTCGAGCGCCTTGACCGCGTTCTCGAGTTCCTGCGCCCGGGCGGCGCGGGCGGAAGCGGCCTGCGGTTTCAGGATGAACTCGTTGATCGCCACGGACGCGATCAGCACGCCGATGGCGCCGTAGATGAACGGGCGCCACTTGATCCACCAGCTCGCCAGCTTTTCCTGGCGGACGCCTTCATCGACTTCGGTAAAAATGTCGGACAATCGGGGCTCCGGCGGGCAAGGGTCATGGATTCGGCGCGAACCTAGACGCCGCAGGGGCCGCCTGCAACGGATCAGCGCTGTTAGGCCTCAGGTTTTCGCAGGCTGTAGGTCTCCGCCTTGCCCGGGAAGGTGCGGGCGCGCACGTCGGCGGCATAGGCGGCGGCGGCCTCGTTGATCGCCTTGCTGAGATCGGCGTAGCGGCGCACGAATTTTGGCGTCCAGTCGAACAGGCCGAGCATGTCATGGGTGACGAGGATCTGCCCGTCGCAGGCGGCCGAGGCGCCGATCCCGATGGTCGGGCAGCTGACTTCGGCGGTGATTTCAGCCGCGAGGTCCTCCGCCACGCCTTCGATGACCAGGGCGAAAGCCCCCGCCTCGGCAGTGGCGCGGGCTTCGGCGATCACCCGGTCGCGCTCGGCATGGGTGCGGCCCTTGGCGCGGAAGCCGCCATCGACGTTGATCGCCTGCGGGCGCAGGCCGATATGGCCCATCACCGGAACGCCCCGTTCCACAAGGTGGGCGATCTGGCCGGCGGCATAGGTGCCGCTCTCGATCTTGATCGCCTGGCAGCCGGTTTCCTTCATGATGCGGGCGGCGTTCAGAAAGGCGGAGTCATTGTTCGTCTCGTAGGAGCCGAACGGCATGTCGACGACGACGAGCGCTTTCTCGCTGCCGCGCATCACTGCCTGCCCGTGCAGGATCATCATCTCCATGGTCACGCCGACGGTCGATGGCAGGCCGTGAACGACCATGCCGACGCTGTCGCCGACCAGCAGGAGGTCGGCGTGGTCATCGAGGATCGCGGCGGTCGGCGCGTCATAGGCGGTCAGGCAGACCAGCGGCACGGCGCCCTTGGCGGCCGTGATGTCCTTGACGGTCTTGCGGGCGGTCTTGGTTTGCTTTGACATGCCGCAGCGATTAGCCCGCCCCGGCGCGGGTCGCAAGGAAAGAGCAGGGTTAACGCTGATGCACCACAAGCTGATCCGCTGGAGCCTCGCCTATGGCGGCGGCGCGTTCGTGATCGGCTTCCTGTTCGGCGCCCTGCGCGAGCTGGTCCTGATCCCGGCCTTCGGCGCGCGATGGGGTCA
The genomic region above belongs to Acidobacteriota bacterium and contains:
- a CDS encoding PQQ-binding-like beta-propeller repeat protein, producing MTISRTAIAATALASLLVLNACSSLPSFGSEKKAEAAAEEKAGRITMVLDDERIAPSPTLTGVAIELPEAKAIDSWPEAGGAPTKAVGHIIAAPEMDVAWRRSVGKGSSKKSALTTPPVASNSLIFTLDSTQTVRASRLDNGSQAWSKRLKGASKRDKSAIGGGLALAGDTLVVASGYGFVAAYDAASGAEKWRRELGGPMTGSPTIDDDRIFVTSNNNEVFSIELSTGETVWTDQAISESARVLGSSSVAAVEDFVIAPFSSGEIIAYLAANGRRLWTDALTQAGRFTPISEINDIGSRPVLGAGLVFASSQSGTSVAIDGRSGARVWTQPVGSTRAPALAGRFLFVIGTGNELACLDAATGEAYWVTQLRTFQDEKDKKKRISYSSPIVASGRVVLVSSRGEVLAFSPADGTQTGSLKLKDTVYIEPIAAQGRLYVLTDDAKLIAID
- the panB gene encoding 3-methyl-2-oxobutanoate hydroxymethyltransferase produces the protein MSKQTKTARKTVKDITAAKGAVPLVCLTAYDAPTAAILDDHADLLLVGDSVGMVVHGLPSTVGVTMEMMILHGQAVMRGSEKALVVVDMPFGSYETNNDSAFLNAARIMKETGCQAIKIESGTYAAGQIAHLVERGVPVMGHIGLRPQAINVDGGFRAKGRTHAERDRVIAEARATAEAGAFALVIEGVAEDLAAEITAEVSCPTIGIGASAACDGQILVTHDMLGLFDWTPKFVRRYADLSKAINEAAAAYAADVRARTFPGKAETYSLRKPEA